One Bradyrhizobium sp. CCGB12 genomic window carries:
- a CDS encoding PAS domain-containing methyl-accepting chemotaxis protein — translation MFGFSANSKIQHALAQAAAIDHSQAVIEFKLDGTIVSANENFLQALGYSLGEIRGRHHRMFVDPVERESAGYREFWARLNRGEYQAAQYKRFAKDGRAVWIQASYNPIMDKSGKPVGVIKFATDITADKIKAMEDSGKIAAINRAQAVIEFNMDGSIVTANENFLQAMGYSLDEIKGKHHSTFVTSEDRASAAYADFWARLNSGQFEAGEYKRLGKGAKEIWILATYNPILDETGKPFKVVKFATDVTAQKMKAADNDGQLAAIQKSQAVIEFDMDGTIRTANGNFLKAMGYSLAEIKGRHHSMFVEPNEKDSAAYRQFWEALNRGEYQAAEYKRIAKGGREIWIQASYNPILDLNGKPYKVVKYATDITAQAIGRKKADNARGLIEAVAAGSEEMSASIREISETMAKSRENSKIATSRVEAADGQAQRLNAAAQAMSGIVEMISGITGQINLLALNATIESARAGEAGRGFAVVASEVKSLANQAKQATDTISTEIGALNTIAGDVVGSLTAIRAAIAGVNEFITSTAAAIEEQSIVTSDMSANMQRASAELS, via the coding sequence ATGTTCGGTTTCAGCGCAAATTCCAAGATCCAGCATGCCCTCGCGCAGGCCGCGGCGATCGATCACTCACAGGCGGTGATCGAATTCAAGCTCGACGGCACCATCGTGAGCGCGAACGAGAATTTCCTGCAGGCGTTGGGCTATTCGCTCGGCGAGATCCGGGGCAGGCATCACCGGATGTTCGTCGATCCGGTTGAGCGCGAAAGCGCCGGCTATCGAGAGTTCTGGGCGCGGCTCAATCGTGGGGAGTACCAGGCCGCGCAATACAAACGCTTTGCCAAGGACGGCCGGGCGGTGTGGATCCAGGCCTCCTACAATCCGATCATGGACAAGAGCGGCAAGCCGGTCGGCGTGATCAAATTTGCGACCGACATCACGGCGGACAAGATCAAGGCCATGGAGGATTCCGGCAAGATCGCTGCGATCAACCGTGCCCAGGCGGTGATCGAATTTAACATGGACGGCTCCATCGTCACCGCCAACGAGAACTTCCTGCAGGCGATGGGCTACTCGCTCGATGAGATCAAGGGCAAGCATCACAGCACGTTCGTGACATCAGAGGACCGCGCCAGCGCCGCCTATGCCGACTTCTGGGCGCGGCTGAACAGCGGCCAGTTCGAGGCAGGCGAATACAAGCGCCTCGGCAAGGGGGCCAAGGAAATCTGGATCCTCGCAACCTACAATCCAATCCTCGACGAGACCGGCAAGCCGTTCAAGGTCGTGAAGTTCGCGACCGACGTCACCGCGCAGAAGATGAAGGCAGCCGACAATGACGGCCAGCTCGCCGCGATCCAGAAGTCGCAGGCAGTGATCGAGTTCGACATGGACGGCACGATCCGCACCGCAAACGGAAATTTCCTCAAGGCGATGGGTTATTCGCTGGCGGAGATCAAGGGCCGGCACCACTCCATGTTCGTCGAGCCGAACGAGAAGGACTCGGCGGCCTATCGCCAGTTCTGGGAGGCCCTCAACCGCGGCGAATACCAGGCCGCCGAATACAAGCGGATCGCGAAGGGCGGACGGGAGATCTGGATCCAGGCGTCCTACAACCCGATCCTCGACCTCAACGGCAAACCCTACAAGGTGGTGAAATACGCCACCGACATCACCGCGCAGGCGATCGGCCGCAAGAAGGCCGATAACGCCCGCGGGCTGATCGAGGCGGTTGCCGCCGGCAGCGAAGAGATGAGTGCCTCGATCCGCGAGATCTCGGAGACCATGGCGAAGTCGCGCGAGAATTCCAAGATCGCGACCAGCCGCGTCGAAGCCGCCGACGGCCAGGCGCAGCGCTTGAACGCCGCCGCGCAGGCCATGAGCGGCATCGTCGAGATGATCTCCGGCATCACCGGCCAGATCAATCTGCTCGCGCTGAACGCCACAATCGAATCGGCCCGCGCAGGCGAAGCCGGGCGCGGCTTCGCCGTTGTCGCCTCAGAGGTGAAGAGCCTCGCCAACCAAGCCAAGCAGGCCACTGACACGATCTCTACGGAGATCGGCGCGCTGAACACGATCGCCGGCGACGTCGTCGGTTCGCTCACGGCCATCAGGGCGGCGATCGCCGGCGTCAACGAGTTCATCACCTCAACCGCCGCCGCGATCGAGGAGCAGAGCATCGTGACGTCGGACATGTCGGCCAACATGCAGCGCGCGTCGGCGGAGCTGTCGTAG
- a CDS encoding YciI family protein: MRFMMLMIPLGYERAPADVQLDPERVAAMMRYNEALRDAGVLITLDGLHPPSTGARVSFATGVPVVTDGPFTEAKEVLGGYWMIDVASRAEAIAWAKKCPASPNEIIEIRQVQEMSDFSPEVQAAAAGFDDLKK, translated from the coding sequence ATGCGATTCATGATGCTGATGATCCCGCTTGGCTACGAGCGCGCGCCGGCGGATGTCCAACTCGATCCCGAGCGTGTTGCCGCGATGATGCGCTACAATGAAGCGCTCAGAGACGCCGGCGTGCTGATTACGCTCGACGGCCTGCATCCGCCGTCGACGGGCGCACGCGTCTCGTTTGCGACCGGCGTGCCCGTGGTGACGGACGGACCCTTCACTGAAGCCAAGGAAGTCCTGGGCGGCTACTGGATGATCGATGTCGCCTCGCGCGCCGAGGCGATCGCCTGGGCGAAGAAGTGCCCGGCCTCGCCCAATGAGATCATCGAGATCCGCCAGGTGCAGGAGATGAGCGACTTTTCGCCGGAGGTGCAGGCGGCCGCCGCCGGCTTTGACGATCTGAAGAAATAG
- a CDS encoding nuclear transport factor 2 family protein — translation MPDDRERLIRDLFVAYLAGNRQQVADAMADDFRFTSPFDDDLDKAAYFERCWKDAGWIARHEIERIVVRGDEAFVTYLCLATDGRSFRNTEFFTFAGGKVRRIEVYFGAAWQDGRFLPQPR, via the coding sequence ATGCCTGACGACCGCGAGCGCCTGATTCGAGACCTCTTCGTCGCCTATCTTGCCGGCAACCGGCAACAGGTCGCCGACGCCATGGCCGACGATTTCCGCTTCACCAGTCCGTTCGATGACGATCTCGACAAGGCGGCCTATTTCGAGCGTTGCTGGAAGGACGCCGGCTGGATTGCACGACACGAGATCGAGCGGATTGTCGTCCGGGGCGACGAGGCCTTCGTCACCTATCTCTGTCTGGCGACAGATGGCAGGAGCTTTCGCAACACGGAGTTCTTCACCTTCGCCGGCGGCAAGGTCCGCCGCATCGAGGTCTATTTCGGGGCTGCCTGGCAGGACGGGCGTTTCCTGCCCCAGCCGCGCTAA
- the ggt gene encoding gamma-glutamyltransferase: MSAAIVSVSLVTFGPAHAASVAPVAAENGMVVAAQHLATEVGVEVLKRGGNAVDAAVAVGYALAVVYPAAGNLGGGGFMTIQLADGRKTFLDFRETAPRAATANMYLDKDGNVIKGISTKGHLAVGVPGSVSGMEYAREKYGTMKRADLLAPAIQLAEQGFALDQGDIDLLLTATKDFQDDPASAAIFLNNGQPFRVGEKLVQSELAKTLREISSKGTDGFYKGWVGSAIVASSQAGKGLITQDDLDGYKTRELAPVECDYRGYHVVSAPPPSSGGVIICEILNILEGYPLKELGYHSAQAVHVQIEAMRHAYVDRNSYLGDPDFVKNPLDRLLDKAYAAKIRAVIDPNKAGVSKDIKPGVAPHEGSNTTHYSIADKDGNAVSVTYTLNDWFGAKVTAAKTGVLLNDEMDDFTAKVGVPNLYGLVQGEANSIAPGKRPLSSMSPTIVTKDGKTVMVVGTPGGSRIITAVLQTMINAIDYGMNAQEAVDMPRIHQQWLPDITNAENYALSPDTQKILEGMGHKFGPPQPANHLAVIIVGAPSLNGKQVGNNRYYGANDPRRNSGLAAGY; this comes from the coding sequence ATGTCCGCCGCCATCGTATCGGTCAGCCTCGTCACGTTCGGTCCCGCGCACGCGGCATCGGTCGCGCCCGTCGCCGCGGAGAACGGCATGGTCGTAGCCGCGCAGCATCTGGCGACCGAGGTGGGCGTCGAAGTGCTGAAACGCGGCGGCAATGCTGTCGATGCCGCGGTGGCCGTCGGCTATGCCCTGGCCGTCGTCTATCCGGCAGCCGGCAATCTCGGCGGTGGCGGCTTCATGACGATCCAGCTCGCCGACGGCCGCAAGACCTTCCTTGATTTCCGCGAGACCGCGCCCAGGGCGGCAACCGCCAACATGTATCTCGACAAGGACGGCAACGTCATCAAAGGCATCTCGACCAAGGGACACCTCGCGGTGGGTGTTCCAGGCTCCGTCTCGGGCATGGAGTATGCGCGCGAAAAGTACGGCACCATGAAGCGTGCCGACTTGCTCGCTCCCGCGATCCAGCTCGCCGAACAGGGCTTTGCGCTGGACCAGGGCGACATCGACCTGCTGCTCACCGCCACCAAGGACTTTCAGGACGATCCCGCCTCCGCCGCCATTTTCCTCAATAACGGTCAGCCGTTCCGGGTCGGCGAGAAGCTTGTGCAGTCTGAACTCGCCAAGACCCTGCGCGAGATCAGCAGCAAAGGTACCGATGGCTTCTATAAAGGCTGGGTCGGCAGTGCCATCGTGGCATCGAGCCAAGCCGGCAAAGGTTTGATCACGCAGGACGACCTCGACGGCTACAAGACCCGCGAGCTCGCACCCGTCGAATGCGACTATCGTGGCTATCACGTGGTTTCCGCGCCGCCGCCGAGCTCGGGCGGCGTCATCATCTGCGAGATCCTGAATATCCTGGAAGGCTATCCGCTGAAGGAGCTGGGCTATCACTCCGCACAGGCCGTGCACGTGCAGATCGAAGCCATGCGGCACGCTTACGTGGATCGCAACAGCTACCTCGGCGATCCGGATTTCGTGAAGAATCCGCTCGATCGCCTGCTCGACAAGGCGTATGCGGCCAAGATCCGTGCCGTGATCGATCCTAACAAGGCCGGCGTCTCCAAGGACATCAAGCCAGGCGTCGCGCCGCACGAGGGCAGCAACACCACGCACTATTCAATCGCGGACAAGGACGGCAACGCCGTGTCTGTCACCTACACGCTGAATGACTGGTTCGGTGCCAAGGTCACCGCGGCAAAGACCGGTGTGCTGCTGAACGATGAAATGGACGACTTCACCGCGAAGGTCGGCGTGCCAAACCTTTACGGTCTGGTGCAGGGCGAGGCCAATTCCATCGCTCCCGGCAAGCGGCCGCTGTCCTCGATGAGCCCAACCATCGTCACCAAGGACGGCAAGACCGTCATGGTGGTGGGCACGCCCGGCGGCAGCCGCATCATCACGGCGGTCTTGCAGACCATGATCAACGCGATCGATTACGGCATGAACGCGCAAGAGGCCGTCGACATGCCGCGCATCCATCAGCAATGGCTGCCCGATATCACCAACGCCGAGAATTATGCGCTGTCACCCGACACGCAGAAGATTCTGGAGGGCATGGGCCACAAGTTCGGCCCGCCGCAACCGGCCAACCATCTGGCGGTCATCATTGTGGGCGCGCCGTCGCTCAACGGCAAGCAGGTCGGCAACAATCGCTACTATGGCGCCAACGATCCCCGCCGCAACAGCGGACTTGCCGCCGGGTATTGA
- a CDS encoding SDR family NAD(P)-dependent oxidoreductase — protein MKTAIVIGVGPDRGLGARLCKRFAADGLKVLVAGRTLSALQAVAGDIETAGGAAVPFVADATKESDIAALFDAAGDDLDLAIYNAGNNTPGKIIEMEADYFEQAWRVVCFGGFLFGREAVRRMVPKKAGTLLFTGASASLRGRSGYGAFNSSKAGLRTLAQAMAKEYAGDGIHVGHVVVDGAVAGDKIFSRFPDAASREDSLIDIEGIVDAFAFLYRQPERAWSFELDVRTSKEKW, from the coding sequence ATGAAGACGGCAATCGTGATCGGCGTCGGGCCGGACCGCGGGCTCGGCGCCCGGCTCTGCAAGCGCTTTGCGGCCGACGGACTCAAGGTGCTCGTCGCGGGCCGGACGCTGTCCGCGTTGCAGGCGGTTGCCGGCGATATCGAGACGGCGGGCGGGGCGGCCGTCCCCTTCGTCGCGGACGCGACCAAGGAGAGCGACATCGCCGCCCTGTTTGATGCGGCCGGCGATGATCTCGATCTCGCCATCTACAATGCCGGCAACAACACGCCGGGAAAAATCATCGAAATGGAGGCCGACTATTTCGAGCAGGCCTGGCGCGTGGTCTGCTTCGGCGGCTTCCTGTTCGGCCGCGAGGCGGTGCGCCGCATGGTGCCGAAGAAAGCCGGCACGCTGCTTTTCACCGGCGCCAGCGCCTCGCTGCGCGGACGCTCCGGCTACGGCGCCTTCAACTCATCCAAGGCCGGGCTGCGCACGCTGGCACAGGCCATGGCCAAGGAATATGCGGGCGACGGCATCCATGTCGGCCATGTCGTTGTCGATGGTGCGGTCGCGGGCGACAAGATCTTTTCGCGCTTCCCGGACGCGGCAAGCCGTGAGGACAGCCTGATCGACATCGAGGGCATCGTCGATGCCTTCGCCTTCCTCTACCGCCAACCCGAGCGCGCCTGGTCGTTCGAGCTCGACGTGCGGACCTCGAAGGAGAAGTGGTGA
- a CDS encoding acyl-CoA desaturase — translation MSPNAPADDHHDDVMYPSAIPFVLVHLGCFAAIWTGITWQAVAICGLLYVVRMFAIGAGYHRYFSHKAFATSRVFQFILACLAQSTAQKSVLWWAAKHRHHHLHSDTEMDVHSPRQRGFLYSHLGWIFYREHDETDLVKVGDLTVYPELMWLHRMELLPAFVLAALCFLAAGWSGLVVGFLWSTVLVYHATFCINSLAHVHGRKRYVTGDDSRNNWLLALLTLGEGWHNNHHAYQSSVRQGFRWWEIDVTYYILKILSWCGIVWNMKAPPEQVLRNEQPLGARVIKRAAHELAGRFDAHALAHAISSALHRADLAQLQLPTLHDILNRAHEGVDALTHLHLPKIPTRDEFLAEAKAMFARTRSLNEIVDHAYDHFLTSVRAQLATAR, via the coding sequence ATGTCGCCCAACGCCCCCGCCGACGACCACCACGACGACGTCATGTACCCCTCCGCTATCCCGTTCGTGCTGGTCCATCTCGGCTGCTTTGCGGCCATCTGGACAGGCATCACCTGGCAGGCCGTCGCGATCTGCGGGTTATTGTATGTCGTACGCATGTTTGCGATCGGAGCAGGCTACCACCGCTATTTCTCGCATAAGGCTTTTGCCACCAGCCGGGTGTTCCAGTTCATCCTGGCCTGCCTTGCGCAAAGCACCGCGCAGAAGAGCGTATTGTGGTGGGCGGCCAAGCATCGGCACCATCATCTGCATTCCGATACTGAAATGGACGTGCATTCGCCGCGTCAGCGCGGCTTCCTGTACAGCCATCTCGGCTGGATCTTTTACCGGGAGCACGACGAGACCGACCTCGTGAAAGTCGGCGATCTCACCGTCTATCCGGAGCTGATGTGGCTGCATCGGATGGAACTGCTGCCGGCCTTTGTGCTTGCAGCGCTCTGCTTCCTGGCTGCGGGGTGGTCGGGTCTGGTCGTCGGCTTCCTGTGGAGCACGGTGCTGGTCTATCACGCGACCTTCTGCATCAATTCCCTCGCCCATGTGCATGGACGCAAACGCTACGTGACGGGTGATGATTCCCGCAACAACTGGCTGTTGGCACTGCTCACGCTGGGCGAGGGCTGGCACAACAATCACCACGCCTACCAGAGCAGCGTGCGACAGGGCTTTCGCTGGTGGGAGATCGACGTCACCTATTACATCCTGAAGATCCTGTCCTGGTGCGGCATCGTCTGGAACATGAAGGCGCCGCCCGAGCAGGTGCTGCGCAACGAGCAGCCGCTCGGCGCGCGGGTCATCAAACGGGCGGCCCACGAGCTTGCCGGACGGTTCGATGCGCACGCCCTCGCGCATGCGATCTCATCGGCGCTGCACCGGGCCGATCTGGCCCAGTTGCAACTGCCGACGCTGCACGACATCCTCAATCGCGCGCATGAAGGTGTCGACGCGCTGACGCATCTGCATCTGCCGAAGATTCCGACCCGCGACGAGTTTCTCGCCGAGGCCAAGGCGATGTTCGCGCGCACGCGATCGCTCAACGAGATCGTGGACCACGCCTACGACCACTTCCTGACGTCAGTTCGCGCGCAGCTCGCCACGGCGCGCTGA
- a CDS encoding DUF2852 domain-containing protein, whose translation MAYTADVNRWRGPSDQYQQYERPRMLDTPWHPGWIAVTILGFIIWWPIGLALLFFTLGSRRMSCWSHQDRWQNKMEKMQYRMDRMRDRMERRGFGFGFGPPSSGNRAFDEYRSETLRRLEEEQVEFKNFLERLRHAKDKEEFDQFMAQHKTRPTPPPTDQQQG comes from the coding sequence ATGGCCTACACCGCTGATGTCAATCGATGGCGCGGCCCCTCGGACCAATACCAACAGTACGAGCGTCCTCGCATGCTCGATACGCCCTGGCACCCCGGCTGGATTGCCGTGACCATTCTCGGCTTCATCATCTGGTGGCCGATCGGACTTGCCCTTCTCTTTTTCACACTCGGGAGCAGAAGAATGTCGTGCTGGAGCCACCAGGATCGCTGGCAGAACAAGATGGAGAAGATGCAGTACAGAATGGACCGCATGCGCGACCGCATGGAGCGCCGCGGCTTCGGCTTTGGCTTCGGCCCGCCGTCCTCCGGCAACCGCGCCTTCGACGAGTATCGCTCTGAAACGCTGCGACGCCTCGAGGAGGAGCAGGTCGAATTCAAGAACTTCCTCGAGCGCCTGCGTCACGCCAAGGACAAGGAAGAGTTCGACCAGTTCATGGCGCAGCACAAGACGCGTCCGACCCCGCCGCCGACCGACCAGCAGCAGGGCTGA
- a CDS encoding YciI family protein, whose translation MSAEHKFLAVYLGSKSGPKMAAWGALPEAERKAREREGMAAWHGWVEKHKAVIVEMGGPLGKTRRIDGSGIAEISNALTGFTVVRAASQEEAAKLFENHPHFSIFPGEAIEVMPVLPIPQM comes from the coding sequence ATGAGCGCCGAACACAAATTCCTCGCCGTCTATCTCGGCAGCAAGAGCGGGCCGAAAATGGCGGCCTGGGGTGCGCTTCCCGAGGCCGAGCGCAAGGCCAGGGAGCGCGAGGGCATGGCCGCCTGGCACGGCTGGGTCGAGAAGCACAAGGCCGTCATCGTCGAGATGGGCGGTCCGCTCGGCAAGACCCGCAGGATCGACGGAAGCGGCATCGCGGAGATAAGCAATGCATTGACCGGCTTCACGGTGGTGCGGGCCGCCTCGCAGGAGGAGGCTGCAAAACTGTTCGAGAACCATCCGCATTTTTCGATCTTTCCGGGCGAGGCAATCGAGGTCATGCCCGTGCTGCCGATTCCGCAGATGTAG
- a CDS encoding SDR family NAD(P)-dependent oxidoreductase, with amino-acid sequence MTAPPQKVALVTGAARGIGLATAKKFLAEGWRVALLDIEGELLGRAVAEIGQAETTLALSCDVSEATAVSAAMTTIERRFGRLDALVNNAGIAVFAPLMETSEADWRRVLEVNLTGPFLCTKAAVPLMRDGNGGAIVNITSISAVRASTLRSAYGTSKAGLAHLTKQLAVELASLNIRVNAVAPGPVDTAMAKQVHTKEIRADYHDAIPLNRYGLEEELADAIYFLCSANASYITGQILAVDGGFDAAGIGLPTLRGQRRNG; translated from the coding sequence ATGACCGCACCCCCGCAAAAAGTCGCCCTCGTCACCGGAGCCGCGCGCGGCATCGGGCTTGCGACCGCGAAGAAGTTCCTCGCCGAGGGCTGGCGCGTGGCGCTGCTCGATATCGAGGGCGAATTGCTCGGCCGCGCGGTCGCCGAGATCGGTCAAGCCGAGACAACGCTGGCGCTGTCCTGCGACGTTTCGGAGGCGACCGCGGTCAGCGCTGCGATGACGACGATCGAGCGGCGGTTCGGCCGGTTGGATGCGCTCGTCAACAATGCCGGCATCGCGGTGTTCGCGCCGCTGATGGAGACGTCGGAGGCCGACTGGCGCCGCGTGCTCGAGGTCAATCTCACCGGGCCCTTCCTCTGCACCAAGGCGGCGGTGCCCTTGATGCGCGACGGCAATGGCGGCGCCATCGTCAACATCACCTCGATCTCGGCCGTGCGCGCCTCGACGCTGCGCTCGGCCTACGGCACCAGCAAGGCGGGCCTCGCACACCTCACCAAGCAGCTCGCTGTCGAGCTCGCCTCGCTCAACATCCGCGTCAACGCGGTCGCGCCGGGGCCTGTCGACACCGCGATGGCGAAGCAGGTGCATACCAAGGAGATCCGCGCCGACTATCACGACGCCATTCCGCTCAACCGCTACGGCCTGGAAGAGGAACTCGCGGACGCGATCTACTTTTTGTGCTCGGCAAACGCGAGCTACATCACCGGACAAATTTTGGCCGTTGATGGGGGCTTCGATGCAGCGGGTATCGGCCTGCCGACATTGCGCGGCCAGCGGCGCAACGGGTAG
- a CDS encoding VOC family protein, with protein sequence MLNPYLFYQDTCEAAFNFYAKVLGGKIEAMMRSSDAPPDMPASPGREKMIMHARMSLPDGSVLMASDSPPEHFQKPQGFSISLTVKDPADGERKFNALADGGTVTMPYSKTFWAKGFGMCVDKFGIPWMVNCPEGM encoded by the coding sequence GGACACCTGCGAAGCGGCGTTCAACTTCTACGCCAAGGTTCTCGGCGGCAAGATCGAGGCAATGATGCGCTCATCGGATGCGCCGCCGGACATGCCCGCTTCGCCAGGCCGCGAAAAGATGATCATGCATGCGCGCATGTCGCTGCCCGACGGCAGCGTTCTGATGGCCTCCGATTCCCCGCCCGAGCATTTTCAGAAGCCGCAGGGCTTCTCGATTTCGCTCACGGTCAAGGACCCCGCGGATGGCGAGCGCAAATTCAACGCGCTCGCCGACGGCGGCACCGTCACCATGCCCTACAGCAAGACGTTCTGGGCCAAGGGCTTTGGCATGTGCGTCGACAAGTTCGGCATTCCCTGGATGGTGAACTGCCCGGAAGGAATGTGA
- a CDS encoding serine acetyltransferase, with product MAKAAFMAGKILWQEICSEAQRAAAADPVFGKALVGAILVHEDFTAALADLIGRRLGGNAAERERFTTFSRDAFRGQPDLIEAAGRDLWAVVLRDPAVAGLLPPLLHFKGYVALQAWRVSHWLWLHDHRDAALLLQNEASNALQVSIHPAASLGSSVYLDHATGIVIGANVVIGDEVTILQNVSIGRHGELPMRSPRIGRGVFIGSGATILGDISVGDFAKIGAGTVVTSDVPGGCTAIGNPARLTNCPEPASAA from the coding sequence ATGGCGAAAGCAGCGTTCATGGCGGGCAAGATCCTCTGGCAGGAGATATGCAGCGAGGCGCAGCGCGCAGCAGCGGCCGACCCCGTCTTCGGCAAGGCTCTTGTCGGCGCCATCCTCGTCCATGAGGATTTTACCGCCGCCTTGGCCGACCTGATCGGGCGCCGGCTGGGCGGCAACGCGGCCGAACGCGAGCGCTTCACGACATTTTCCCGCGACGCCTTTCGCGGCCAGCCGGATCTGATCGAAGCGGCCGGTCGTGACTTGTGGGCCGTCGTGCTCCGGGATCCCGCCGTCGCCGGCCTGTTGCCGCCATTGCTGCATTTCAAGGGCTATGTCGCGCTGCAAGCCTGGCGCGTCTCGCACTGGCTCTGGCTTCATGACCATCGCGACGCGGCGCTGCTGTTGCAGAACGAGGCGTCGAACGCCTTGCAGGTCAGCATTCATCCGGCAGCGAGCCTTGGATCGTCAGTGTATCTCGACCACGCCACCGGCATCGTGATCGGTGCCAATGTCGTCATCGGCGACGAGGTCACCATCCTCCAGAACGTCAGCATCGGGCGCCATGGCGAGCTGCCGATGCGCTCGCCCCGCATCGGCCGCGGCGTGTTCATCGGCTCCGGCGCCACCATTCTCGGCGACATCAGTGTCGGCGATTTCGCGAAGATTGGCGCCGGGACGGTCGTGACCAGTGATGTGCCCGGCGGCTGCACTGCAATCGGCAATCCCGCGCGGCTGACCAATTGCCCCGAACCCGCCTCTGCGGCTTGA